Proteins found in one Clostridium kluyveri DSM 555 genomic segment:
- a CDS encoding IS110 family transposase, whose product MKKLDYLSTLFVGIDIGARQNIVSAINFDQEFLIKMKSVPNTQFGAEQLETMLVKVLENCTFKTVIIGLESTSFYGVHIANFLSSSEGLMPYKPYVYCLNPKEVANYKDSFNSLDKNDRIDSFVIADFARVGRIHTDPWRGSQYLALQRLTRHRLHIVDCLTREKTYMLSNVFLKFSEFALLQGIQHPFSDKYGATASSILTEFLSSEDIANTSIEELVDFVSKKSRKRISNPQMTAEILKQAARNSYRLDKCLYEPLTTSIACSFNCIQAFEKELKTINRAIEKAVMGMNPLEYQILMSIPGFGPVYSSGILSELGSVHAFISHKQTQP is encoded by the coding sequence ATGAAGAAATTAGATTACTTATCAACTCTATTTGTTGGTATTGACATTGGTGCCAGACAAAATATTGTCTCTGCTATTAACTTTGATCAAGAATTCTTGATTAAAATGAAATCTGTTCCTAATACACAATTTGGTGCAGAGCAACTAGAAACCATGCTTGTTAAGGTATTAGAAAACTGCACTTTTAAAACTGTAATAATCGGCTTAGAATCTACTTCCTTTTACGGAGTACATATAGCTAATTTTTTATCTTCAAGTGAAGGTCTTATGCCTTACAAGCCTTATGTTTACTGCTTAAACCCTAAGGAAGTTGCTAACTACAAAGATTCCTTCAATTCTCTTGATAAAAATGACCGCATCGACTCTTTTGTTATTGCCGATTTTGCAAGAGTTGGCAGAATTCATACTGATCCCTGGCGCGGCTCTCAATATCTTGCTCTACAAAGACTTACAAGACACAGGCTTCATATTGTTGACTGCTTAACCAGAGAAAAGACTTACATGTTATCCAATGTATTTCTCAAATTTAGTGAATTTGCTTTGTTACAAGGTATTCAGCATCCTTTTTCTGATAAATATGGTGCTACTGCTTCTTCTATACTCACCGAGTTTTTGTCTTCTGAAGATATTGCAAATACTTCAATTGAAGAGCTTGTTGACTTCGTCAGTAAAAAAAGTCGTAAACGGATTTCTAATCCTCAGATGACAGCTGAAATTCTTAAGCAGGCTGCACGTAATTCATACCGCCTTGATAAATGTTTATATGAGCCTTTAACAACCTCAATTGCCTGTTCTTTTAACTGTATTCAGGCTTTTGAGAAAGAACTTAAAACTATTAATAGGGCTATTGAAAAAGCTGTTATGGGAATGAACCCTTTGGAATACCAAATTTTAATGTCAATCCCTGGTTTTGGTCCTGTTTACTCTAGTGGTATTCTTTCAGAATTAGGTAGTGTTCATGCATTTATTTCTCATAAGCAAACTCAACCTTAG
- a CDS encoding aspartyl-phosphate phosphatase Spo0E family protein, translating to MKRIEQLRERLNELVVKSDVLYRGEVLKLSQELDELIYIQYNKNIKENGDGFQYDM from the coding sequence ATGAAACGAATAGAGCAACTTAGAGAAAGATTAAATGAACTGGTTGTTAAAAGTGATGTATTATATAGAGGAGAAGTATTGAAGTTAAGTCAGGAATTAGATGAGTTAATATATATTCAATATAACAAGAACATTAAAGAGAATGGTGATGGTTTTCAATATGATATGTAA